One Bradyrhizobium sp. CCGB12 genomic window carries:
- a CDS encoding phenylacetaldoxime dehydratase family protein, producing the protein MESAIPLYLETQRTRHKRVLDDYQPPYPSFVARYKPAVSRVLMAYFGVQYRGTAPVAAKEGLAEIARRFAAEGGPSHWDRAHHIDQAGYENVVSVAYWDDIARFDAWFEPVREAWTGAAADGVGTFIEVLRPIVARHETLFSSPDRPEGVAAIAGGMSGEVQEHAYWGGMRDRIPLSQTDAMAPGGAPELIRDGARLRVVAHDNLCLIRSGQDWSDTEASERKLYLDDVEPVLREGMDFLRDDGLGIGCYANRYMRVLAADGSVSEKSYGQSWWKSLAALERWAESHPTHVRIFGAAMKYLSTLGPSAKLRLYHEVTVAAADEQFFEYLNCHPKTGMLAAVETVGA; encoded by the coding sequence ATGGAATCTGCAATTCCTCTGTATCTGGAGACCCAGCGCACGCGCCACAAGCGCGTGCTCGACGATTACCAGCCGCCATATCCGTCGTTCGTGGCGCGCTACAAGCCCGCCGTGAGCCGCGTCTTGATGGCCTATTTCGGTGTGCAATATCGCGGCACCGCGCCGGTGGCCGCGAAGGAGGGACTCGCTGAAATCGCCAGGCGGTTTGCCGCGGAAGGTGGGCCCTCGCACTGGGATCGCGCGCACCATATCGACCAGGCCGGATACGAGAACGTCGTCTCCGTTGCCTATTGGGATGACATCGCGCGCTTCGATGCCTGGTTCGAGCCGGTGCGCGAGGCGTGGACCGGCGCTGCGGCGGACGGCGTCGGCACCTTCATCGAGGTGCTGCGCCCCATTGTGGCGCGGCACGAGACGCTGTTCTCCTCGCCTGACCGGCCCGAAGGGGTTGCCGCAATCGCCGGCGGCATGAGCGGCGAGGTGCAGGAGCACGCCTATTGGGGCGGCATGCGCGACCGTATCCCGCTGTCGCAGACCGACGCCATGGCGCCCGGCGGCGCCCCGGAGCTGATCCGCGACGGCGCACGGCTGCGGGTCGTGGCGCACGACAATCTCTGCCTGATCCGCTCCGGGCAGGACTGGAGCGATACCGAGGCGTCCGAGCGAAAGCTCTATCTCGACGACGTCGAGCCGGTGCTGCGCGAGGGCATGGATTTTCTGCGCGACGACGGCCTCGGTATCGGCTGCTACGCCAACCGCTACATGCGCGTCCTCGCGGCCGACGGCAGCGTCAGCGAAAAATCATATGGCCAGAGCTGGTGGAAGAGTCTCGCCGCGCTCGAGCGCTGGGCGGAGTCGCATCCGACCCATGTCAGGATCTTCGGTGCGGCGATGAAATATCTGTCGACGCTCGGGCCGTCGGCCAAGCTGCGGCTCTATCACGAGGTGACGGTAGCAGCCGCCGACGAGCAGTTCTTCGAATATCTGAACTGTCACCCGAAGACGGGCATGCTGGCGGCGGTGGAGACCGTCGGCGCCTGA
- a CDS encoding HAD family hydrolase, with translation MRTIYFDLDGTLTDPKPGITGSIQYALKKLGQPVPSQDELTWCIGPPLHASLKRLVGTGELADQALLLYRERFSEVGLFENTPYQGIHDTLAAVVATGARMFVATSKPAVYATRIVDHFGLKPYFERVFGSELDGTRVDKRDLLRYALDEAKVDPQHAIMIGDRSHDVVGARTNGMTAIGVLYGYGSEAELRDAGAHHICAAHPELLGHCVT, from the coding sequence ATGCGGACAATCTATTTTGATCTCGACGGCACACTCACCGACCCAAAGCCCGGGATCACCGGTTCGATCCAGTATGCCCTGAAAAAACTCGGCCAGCCGGTCCCGAGCCAGGACGAGCTGACTTGGTGCATCGGGCCGCCGCTGCATGCCAGCCTGAAGAGGCTCGTGGGAACCGGCGAACTCGCTGACCAGGCGCTGCTGCTCTACCGCGAACGGTTTTCCGAGGTCGGCCTGTTCGAGAACACCCCCTACCAGGGCATCCACGACACGCTCGCCGCGGTGGTCGCGACCGGAGCGCGGATGTTCGTGGCGACCAGCAAGCCCGCCGTCTACGCCACGCGCATCGTCGATCATTTCGGGCTGAAACCGTATTTCGAGCGCGTGTTCGGATCCGAGCTCGACGGCACGCGCGTCGACAAGCGCGACCTGCTCCGCTATGCGCTCGACGAGGCCAAAGTCGATCCGCAGCACGCGATCATGATCGGCGACCGCAGCCATGACGTGGTCGGCGCCCGCACTAACGGCATGACCGCCATCGGCGTGCTCTACGGCTATGGCAGCGAGGCCGAGCTGCGGGACGCCGGCGCGCATCACATCTGCGCCGCGCATCCCGAATTGCTCGGCCATTGCGTAACCTAG
- a CDS encoding lytic transglycosylase domain-containing protein, whose amino-acid sequence MQFDGAQKLIWQLLVAAFVWTSALAEDAPVPPTQLGPEGPAKPSPSPEPVRESDTRESICLIIESAARTSNLPLEFFARVIWQESRFQADAVGPMTRSGEHAQGIAQFMPGTASERGLLNPFNPVQALPKSAEFLNELRNQFGNLGLAAAAYNAGPRRVEEWLAGTGSMPEQTRNYVLAITGATVETWAKTGATGKGPPSSPPTSCRDLMALLKRAPNPFVAELEQHVELAAAKVWGVQLAAGFDRNRALAMYSRAVTRLSTAIGDRDPSLLSSVMRSRGTRAFYQVRIGADTRAEADDLCNRIRKAGGACFVLKNRGVSG is encoded by the coding sequence ATGCAGTTCGATGGGGCCCAGAAACTAATCTGGCAGTTGCTCGTGGCGGCGTTCGTCTGGACGTCGGCGCTGGCCGAGGACGCACCGGTTCCTCCCACGCAGCTCGGCCCCGAAGGGCCCGCAAAACCGTCGCCATCCCCCGAGCCGGTGCGTGAGAGCGACACGCGGGAATCGATCTGCCTGATCATCGAATCTGCCGCGCGCACCTCAAACTTGCCGCTGGAGTTCTTTGCCCGCGTGATCTGGCAGGAGAGCCGTTTCCAGGCCGATGCGGTCGGGCCAATGACGCGCAGCGGTGAACACGCGCAGGGGATCGCGCAATTCATGCCGGGCACCGCCAGCGAGCGCGGGCTGCTCAATCCCTTCAATCCGGTGCAGGCGCTGCCCAAGTCGGCGGAGTTCTTGAACGAGCTGCGCAACCAGTTCGGCAATCTCGGCCTTGCGGCTGCCGCCTACAATGCCGGACCGCGGCGGGTGGAGGAATGGCTTGCGGGCACCGGCTCAATGCCGGAGCAGACCCGCAACTACGTTCTCGCCATTACTGGCGCGACGGTGGAGACGTGGGCCAAGACCGGTGCGACCGGGAAGGGCCCGCCGAGTTCCCCGCCGACGAGCTGCCGCGATCTCATGGCACTCTTGAAGCGCGCACCCAATCCGTTCGTGGCCGAGCTCGAGCAGCATGTCGAGCTTGCCGCGGCGAAGGTCTGGGGCGTGCAGCTCGCCGCCGGCTTCGATCGTAACAGGGCGCTGGCGATGTATTCCCGTGCCGTCACGCGGCTGAGCACCGCGATCGGGGATCGCGACCCGAGCTTGCTGTCGTCCGTGATGCGCAGCCGCGGGACGCGCGCCTTCTATCAGGTGCGCATCGGCGCCGACACGCGCGCCGAGGCGGATGATCTGTGCAATCGCATTCGCAAGGCGGGCGGTGCGTGCTTTGTGCTGAAGAACAGGGGTGTGAGCGGGTAG
- a CDS encoding AzlC family ABC transporter permease, whose amino-acid sequence MALPPLDSPQWQSPWRAFAWGLRSVTQTILTLVLFATYLGIGALAHDTHFSLLWALCSTLFVWAGPAQIILITTLGSGATIIQSAIAVTVSAVRLFPMVVSVLPLMRTPTTKRRELFFAAHLTAVTLWVECHRFLPQVPRERRIAFVNGLGFGLVSVCLIANTVGFFLAANLTQTLGAAILMLTPLSFLFSTARNSREAADVVALALGVLLYPLAAKMNSGLDILVSGLAAGTIAYGVHWWREVRA is encoded by the coding sequence GTGGCACTTCCTCCGCTCGATTCACCTCAATGGCAAAGTCCCTGGCGTGCGTTTGCCTGGGGGCTGCGCTCGGTCACGCAGACGATCCTCACGCTCGTCCTGTTCGCGACTTATCTCGGCATCGGCGCGCTGGCCCATGACACCCATTTCAGCCTGCTCTGGGCATTGTGTTCGACGCTGTTCGTCTGGGCAGGTCCGGCGCAGATCATCTTGATTACAACGCTCGGCTCGGGCGCCACCATCATCCAGTCGGCGATTGCGGTCACCGTCAGCGCGGTGCGGCTGTTTCCCATGGTGGTCTCGGTGCTGCCGCTGATGCGTACGCCGACGACCAAGCGGCGTGAGCTGTTTTTCGCGGCGCATCTCACGGCCGTGACGCTGTGGGTCGAATGCCATCGCTTCCTGCCACAGGTGCCGCGCGAGCGGCGGATCGCCTTCGTCAACGGGCTTGGCTTCGGTCTGGTCTCGGTATGCCTCATCGCCAACACGGTGGGCTTTTTCCTCGCCGCCAATCTGACGCAGACGCTGGGGGCCGCGATCCTGATGCTGACGCCGCTGTCGTTCCTGTTCTCGACCGCGCGCAACAGCCGTGAGGCCGCCGACGTCGTCGCGCTGGCGCTCGGCGTCTTGCTCTATCCGCTGGCTGCGAAAATGAACTCCGGCCTCGACATCCTCGTCAGCGGCCTCGCAGCCGGCACCATCGCCTATGGCGTGCATTGGTGGCGGGAGGTGCGCGCATGA
- a CDS encoding AzlD domain-containing protein: MSVAQLIGDWHALAVLFVAGVVPNQIWRMLGLWFGGGIDEGSELLVWVRAVATAILAGVIAQIVVEPPGALASVPDLLRYGAVGAGLVVFLLTRRSIFAGVVTGEVFLLAGKWWLG; this comes from the coding sequence ATGAGCGTTGCGCAGCTCATCGGCGACTGGCACGCACTTGCCGTGCTGTTCGTCGCTGGCGTCGTTCCCAACCAGATCTGGCGCATGCTCGGCCTGTGGTTCGGCGGCGGCATCGACGAGGGCTCCGAGCTGCTGGTCTGGGTGCGGGCGGTCGCCACCGCGATCCTGGCCGGCGTCATCGCCCAGATCGTGGTCGAGCCGCCCGGAGCGCTTGCCAGCGTGCCTGACCTCCTGCGCTATGGCGCTGTCGGCGCCGGCCTCGTCGTCTTCCTGCTGACCCGACGCTCGATCTTCGCGGGCGTTGTGACCGGCGAAGTCTTCCTGCTGGCCGGCAAATGGTGGTTGGGCTAA
- the tsaA gene encoding tRNA (N6-threonylcarbamoyladenosine(37)-N6)-methyltransferase TrmO, with the protein MVREQELRDGELAIELPPAEDAGLVFIGRIRTPWTSRLETPRQGRHDGPVCRLEIFEPFVPAIKGVDFYSNLEVLYWLDKSRRDIILQSPKNNEKTRGTFSLRSPVRPNPIGTSIVKLVGIEGNVILVRGLDCLDNTPLIDIKPDRCEFTPLAAPQPGDFQTE; encoded by the coding sequence ATGGTTCGCGAACAGGAGCTCCGCGACGGCGAACTCGCCATCGAGCTGCCGCCCGCCGAGGATGCCGGTCTCGTCTTCATCGGCCGCATCCGCACCCCCTGGACCTCGCGGCTGGAGACGCCGCGGCAGGGACGTCATGACGGCCCGGTGTGCCGGCTCGAGATCTTCGAGCCGTTCGTGCCGGCCATCAAGGGCGTCGATTTCTACAGCAATCTCGAAGTGCTGTACTGGCTCGACAAGTCGCGCCGCGACATCATCCTGCAAAGCCCGAAGAACAACGAGAAGACCCGCGGCACGTTCTCGCTGCGCTCGCCGGTCCGGCCCAATCCGATCGGCACGTCGATCGTCAAGCTGGTCGGTATCGAAGGCAATGTGATCCTGGTGCGCGGACTCGATTGCCTCGACAATACGCCGCTGATCGACATCAAGCCCGACCGCTGCGAGTTCACGCCGCTGGCGGCGCCGCAGCCGGGGGATTTCCAGACGGAGTGA
- a CDS encoding HIT domain-containing protein yields MTAYDTNNIFAKILRGELPCYKVYEDEHVFAFLDIMPRVPGHTLVIPKAPARNILDIKPDDYAHVARGSHKIAAAAMKAFKADGITVQQFNEPAGGQVVFHLHMHVMPRHDGVAMLPPASRKEDAKVLEEHAAKLIAALKAG; encoded by the coding sequence ATGACCGCCTACGACACCAACAACATCTTCGCAAAGATCCTGCGCGGCGAGCTGCCCTGCTACAAGGTGTATGAAGACGAGCACGTCTTCGCCTTCCTCGACATCATGCCGCGCGTGCCAGGCCACACGCTGGTGATCCCGAAGGCCCCTGCCCGCAACATCCTCGACATCAAGCCCGATGACTACGCCCATGTCGCGCGCGGCTCGCACAAGATCGCGGCGGCGGCGATGAAAGCGTTCAAGGCCGACGGGATCACCGTGCAGCAGTTCAACGAGCCCGCCGGCGGACAGGTGGTGTTTCATTTGCACATGCACGTGATGCCGCGCCACGACGGCGTGGCGATGCTGCCGCCGGCCAGCCGCAAGGAAGACGCCAAGGTGCTGGAAGAGCACGCCGCCAAGCTGATCGCGGCGCTGAAGGCGGGCTGA